In Electrophorus electricus isolate fEleEle1 chromosome 1, fEleEle1.pri, whole genome shotgun sequence, a single window of DNA contains:
- the rpl3 gene encoding 60S ribosomal protein L3, which produces MSHRKFSAPRHGSLGFLPRKRSRRHRGKVKSFPKDDPSKPVHLTAFLGYKAGMTHVVREVDRPGSKVNKKEVVEAVTIVETPPMVVVGVVGYVETPRGLRSLKTIFAEHISDECRRRFYKNWYKSKKKAFTKYCKKWQDDEGKKQLEKDFATMKKYCKVIRIIAHTQMRLLPLRQKKSHLMEIQLNGGTIAEKVDWAREKLEQAVPINNVFYQDEMIDVIGVTKGHGYKGVTSRWHTKKLPRKTHRGLRKVACIGAWHPARVAFSVARAGQKGYHHRTEINKKVYKIGQGYHTKDGKVIKNNASTDYDLSNKSINPLGGFVHYGEVTNDFLMLKGCVVGTKKRVLTLRKSLLVQANRRAMEKIDLKFIDTTSKFGHGRFQTIDEKKAFMGPLKKDRIAKEETA; this is translated from the exons ATG TCTCACCGCAAGTTTTCGGCGCCACGTCACGGATCTCTGGGCTTTTTGCCCCGTAAGAGAAGCCGCCGTCATCGCGGCAAGGTGAAGAGCTTCCCTAAGGACGATCCCAGCAAGCCTGTTCACCTCACGGCCTTCCTCGGATACAAGGCGGGCATGACCCATGTTGTTCGCGAGGTTGATAGACCAGGATCCA AGGTTAACAAAAAGGAGGTTGTTGAAGCAGTCACAATTGTGGAGACTCCCcccatggtggtggtgggtgttgTGGGCTATGTCGAGACCCCCCGTGGCCTGCGTTCCCTTAAGACCATATTCGCTGAGCACATTAGCGACGAATGCCGGCGGCGCTTCTACAAGAACTG GTACAAGTCCAAAAAGAAGGCCTTCACCAAGTACTGCAAGAAGTGGCAAGATGATGAGGGCAAGAAGCAGCTGGAGAAGGACTTTGCTACCATGAAGAAGTACTGCAAGGTCATCCGCATCATCGCACACACCCAG ATGCGCCTCCTACCACTGAGGCAGAAGAAGTCCCACCTGATGGAGATCCAGCTCAATGGCGGCACGATTGCTGAGAAGGTGGACTGGGCCCGTGAGAAGTTGGAGCAGGCCGTTCCCATCAACAATGTGTTCTACCAGGACGAGATGATAGATGTCATTGGCGTCACTAAGGGTCACGGTTACAAGG GTGTGACGAGCCGCTGGCACACAAAGAAACTTCCTCGCAAGACTCACCGTGGTCTGCGCAAGGTGGCCTGCATCGGTGCCTGGCATCCTGCCCGCGTGGCCTTCTCTGTTGCCAGGGCTGGGCAAAAGGGCTACCACCACCGCACTGAGATTAACAAGAAG GTCTACAAGATTGGACAGGGTTATCACACCAAGGATGGCAAAGTGATCAAGAATAACGCCTCCACTGACTACGATCTCTCCAACAAGAGCATCAACCCGCTG GGTGGTTTTGTCCACTACGGTGAGGTGACCAATGACTTCCTGATGTTGAAAGGCTGTGTGGTGGGCACCAAAAAGAGGGTCTTGACCCTGCGCAAGTCTTTGCTGGTGCAGGCCAACCGCCGTGCCATGGAGAAGATCGACCTCAAGTTCATCGACACCACCTCCAAGTTTGGTCATGGGCGCTTCCAGACTATCGACGAGAAGAAGGCTTTCATG GGACCCCTCAAGAAGGACCGCATTGCCAAGGAAGAGACTGCCTGA